Genomic window (bacterium):
TTCAATCTCCAAATAACGGTGAATGAGTTTGTTTCTAAATTTTACCATTTTCCTTAATCTTAAAACTAAATCTTCGTTTAAAACCCCTTCTTTCCCTAATATTTCAAAACATTCCCCAAAAGCCGAAACTCCTTTATTGAATCTTTTGGCGGCAATATGAACACAAATTCCACCTACAGATTCAATGGCTTGTAATAAATAATATTTTACCGCAGCCATATTCTCTTTTTTAGACCAAAATTCTTTTTCGTCTATAGAAGTAAGTCGTTGTATTTCTTTTAAAGCTTCCCTAATCTCTGAAACCCTTTGTTTAATCTTTTCTTTGTCTATTTCCATAAGGATTAACCCGCCACTAATTCTTTTAAAGATTGGTAAGCAATATATTCATTAGCCAGAGTATCTAAAGATGTGTTTTCTATCA
Coding sequences:
- a CDS encoding DUF86 domain-containing protein, giving the protein MEIDKEKIKQRVSEIREALKEIQRLTSIDEKEFWSKKENMAAVKYYLLQAIESVGGICVHIAAKRFNKGVSAFGECFEILGKEGVLNEDLVLRLRKMVKFRNKLIHRYLEIEDRNILGYTKYDLKDFDEFITSVGNLL